The following proteins come from a genomic window of Venturia canescens isolate UGA chromosome 4, ASM1945775v1, whole genome shotgun sequence:
- the LOC122409552 gene encoding uncharacterized protein yields MKSWTLQDTVRLGMTILMAVYVLDLVSECRASNADYSIVHDHNNGPKPRSKPREIRGFKPQIMSTALGFGKRQSNSFHSSKLGREALGSPGRDFSERFPVEWLGQFFKMHPEIARKFAKNLLADEEKLGPSVVQRYKKHKNDEAYYYED; encoded by the exons GATACTGTACGACTGGGGATGACGATTCTCATGGCCGTATACGTACTCGATCTGGTAAGCGAGTGCAGGGCATCAAATGCTGATTATTCCATCGTTCACGACCACAATAACGGGCCAAAACCTCGATCGAAACCACGAGAAATCCGGGGATTCAAACCTCAAATCATGTCGACCGCATTAGGTTTCGGAAAGCGCCAAAGCAATTCGTTCCATTCGTCGAAGCTCGGACGCGAGGCACTCGGATCACCCGGGAGGGATTTTTCCGAAAG ATTCCCCGTCGAATGGTTGGgccagtttttcaaaatgcatcCCGAAATCGCGAGGAAATTTGCGAAGAATTTGTTAGCGGACGAAGAAAAGCTCGGGCCGTCGGTCGTTCAGCGTTATAAAAAGCACAAAAATGATGAAGCTTATTACTATGAGGATTGA